Proteins from a single region of Pithys albifrons albifrons isolate INPA30051 chromosome 10, PitAlb_v1, whole genome shotgun sequence:
- the GTF2B gene encoding transcription initiation factor IIB: MASTSRLDVLPRVTCPNHPDSILVEDYRAGDMICSECGLVVGDRVIDVGSEWRTFSNDKATKDPSRVGDTQNPLLSDGDLSTMIGKGTGAASFDEFGNSKYQNRRTMSSSDRAMMNAFKEITNMADRINLPRNIVDRTNNLFKQVYEQKSLKGRSNDAIASACLYIACRQEGVPRTFKEICAVSRISKKEIGRCFKLILKALETSVDLITTGDFMSRFCSNLGLPKQVQMAATHIARKAVELDLVPGRSPISVAAAAIYMASQASSEKKTQKEIGDIAGVADVTIRQSYRLIYPRAPDLFPADFKFDTPVDKLPQL, encoded by the exons ATGGCGTCCACCAGCCG tttggaTGTACTTCCGAGGGTGACTTGCCCAAACCATCCAGATTCCATTTTAGTGGAGGATTACAGAGCTGGTGATATGATTTGTTCTGAGTGTGGGCTGGTAGTAG GTGACCGGGTCATAGATGTCGGGTCAGAGTGGAGAACTTTCAGCAATGACAAAGCAACAAAAGATCCATCTCGAGTTGGGGACACCCAGAATCCTTTGCTGAGTGATGGTGACTTGAGTACAATGATTGGCAAG ggcACAGGTGCAGCAAGTTTTGATGAATTTGGGAATTCGAAGTACCAAAACCGCAGGACTATGAGCAGCTCTGATCGTGCGATGATGAACgcttttaaagaaattacaaaCATGGCAGACAGAATCAACCTCCCTAGAAATATAGTT GATCgaacaaataatttattcaagCAAGTGTATGAGCAAAAGAGCCTGAAGGGAAGGAGTAATGATGCCATTGCTTCTGCTTGTCTCTACATAGCCTGTAGGCAAGAGGGGGTTCCAAGAACATTTAAAG AAATATGTGCAGTGTCCAGGAtttcaaagaaggaaatagGCCGGTGTTTTAAACTTATTTTGAAAGCTCTGGAAACCAGTGTTGATTTGATTACAACTGGAGACTTCATGTCACGATTCTGTTCCAATCTGGGGCTTCCCAAACAAGTACAAATGGCGGCAACACATATTGCCCGTAAAGCTGTGGAATTAGATTTGGTTCCTGGGAGAAGCCCTATCTCTGTAGCAGCTGCAGCTATTTACATGGCATCACAAgcttcttcagagaaaaagacacaaaaag AAATTGGTGATATTGCTGGTGTGGCTGATGTTACAATTAGACAGTCATACAGGCTGATCTATCCTCGAGCTCCAGATCTCTTCCCAGCAGACTTCAAGTTTGATACCCCAGTAGACAAACTACCCCAGCTGTGA